In the genome of Hydrogenophaga sp. PBL-H3, the window CAGGGCAGGAGCGGGGAGCCCGCCTGCCGCTGCACCGCTCAGCCACGCATACCCGCCCACCATCAACAGAAACAGCACCGCGGCACCGAACTGCAGCACCTCCAGGTGCTTGGAGAGGAACCGGGCGCGTGGGCTCTTGGGCATGAGGGTCGACCAGTTCAGCGCAGGAAGTGCGTGCGGTAGTGTTCGAGCTCGTCGATGGACTCGTGCACGTCGGCCAATGCGGTGTGCTTCTGGTGTTTCTTGAAGGCGTCGTACACCTCGGGTCGCCAGCGCTTGGCCAGCTCCTTGAGGGTGCTCACGTCCAGGCACCGGTAGTGGAAATACGCCTCCAGCTTGGGCATGTACTTCACAAGGAAGCGGCGGTCCTGGCTGATGGTGTTGCCGCACATCGGCGATCCGCTGCGCGGCACGTACTTGCCAATGAAGGCGAGCAGCTCGGCCTGCGCCTGTTCTTCGGTCACCGCGCTGGCCTTGACCTTGTCGATCAGGCCGCTCTTGCCGTGCGTGCCCTTGTTCCAGTTGTCCATGGCGCCCAGCACCGCATCGCTCTGGTGGATCACCAGCACCGGGCCTTCGATGCGCGGCGTGAGTTGCGGGCCAGTGATGATCACCGCGATCTCCAGCAATCGCTCTTTCTCAGGATCCAGGCCGCTCATCTCGCAGTCGATCCAGACCAGGTTCTGGTCACTTTTTGCGAGGGTGGGGGTGTCGGTGGCGGCGGTCGCCAGGGCCGTGTCGGCCGGAGTGGGGGCAGAAGTCATGCGGGGATTTTGACCGATCCGCCGCGTCCCCTGATACACGGCCGTTCGACCATGCCCCCAATGCGTGTGGCAGCGTCCGTCTTCGATAGACTCCACCCCCATGGACACCGCATCGCTCACCTTCACCGCCCTCTTCTGCGCCTTGCTGGTGCTCGGCCTGGTCATCCGCACCGTGCTGGCCAGCAGGCAGATCCGCCACGTCGCCACCCACCGCGGCACCGTGCCGGCGGCGTTCAGCGACACCATCTCGATCGCAGCTCACCAGAAGGCTGCCGACTACACCATCACCAAGGCCCGCTTTGGCTTGCTGGAGATCGCCATCGACGCCGCGCTGCTGATCGGCTGGACGCTCCTGGGTGGC includes:
- the orn gene encoding oligoribonuclease, encoding MTSAPTPADTALATAATDTPTLAKSDQNLVWIDCEMSGLDPEKERLLEIAVIITGPQLTPRIEGPVLVIHQSDAVLGAMDNWNKGTHGKSGLIDKVKASAVTEEQAQAELLAFIGKYVPRSGSPMCGNTISQDRRFLVKYMPKLEAYFHYRCLDVSTLKELAKRWRPEVYDAFKKHQKHTALADVHESIDELEHYRTHFLR